A region from the Metarhizium brunneum chromosome 7, complete sequence genome encodes:
- the fbaA gene encoding Fructose-bisphosphate aldolase has product MGVTDVLSRKSGVIVGDDVLRLFQYAREKQFAVPAINVTSSSTVVASLEAARDAKAPIILQMSQGGAAYFGGKGLSNTDQAASIAGAVAGAQYIRSIAPSYGIPVILHTDHCAKKLLPWLDGMLDADEAHFKAHGEPLFSSHMIDLSEEPVDWNIETTAKYLKRAAPMKQWLEMEIGITGGEEDGVNNEDVDNASLYTQPEDILNIYKTLSPISPYFSIAAGFGNVHGVYKPGNVKLHPELLGKHQAHVKEAIKSKEDKPVYFVFHGGSGSSKKEYLDAISHGVVKVNMDTDMQFAYMSGIRDYMLNKKDYLLTAVGNPDGQDKPNKKFFDPRVWVREGEKTMSARVTEALKDFSCAGQV; this is encoded by the exons ATGGGCGTTACCGATGTGCTGAGCCGAAAGTCTGGCGTCATTGTGGGAGACGATGTCCTGAGACTGTTTCAGTACGCCCGGGAGAAGCAATTTGCAGTCCCCGCCATT AACGTCACTTCATCCTCAACTGTGGTTGCGTCCCTTGAGGCTGCCCGCGATGCCAAAGCTCCCATCAtcctccagatgtcgcagGGAGGTGCTGCTTACTTCGGCGGCAAG GGTCTGAGCAATACCGACCAAGCCGCTTCCATCGCTGGTGCTGTTGCGGGTGCCCAATACATTCGTAGCATTGCTCCCTCTTACGGCATCCCAGTAATTCTCCACACTGACCACTGCGCCAAGAAGCTTCTGCCATGGCTCGACGGCATGCTCGACGCTGATGAAGCTCACTTCAAGGCCCATGGCGAGCCCCTGTTTAGCTCACACATGATCGATCTCTCAGAGGAACCTGTCGATTGGAATATCGAGACTACCGCCAAGTATCTTAAGCGAGCGGCTCCGATGAAGCAGTGGCTCGAGATGGAGATTGGCATCACTggcggcgaagaagatggtgTCAACAATGAAGACGTTGACAACGCGTCTCTTTACACCCAACCTGAGGATATTCTCAACATCTACAAGACCTTGTCTCCCATCTCTCCATATTTCTCTATTGCTGCTGGCTTCGGTAATGTCCACGGCGTCTACAAACCCGGGAATGTCAAGCTCCACCCCGAGCTGCTCGGCAAGCACCAGGCTCACGTCAAGGAAGccatcaagtccaaggagGACAAGCCTGTTTACTTTGTCTTCCACGGTGGCTCTGGGTCCAGCAAGAAAGAGTACCTCGATGCCATCAGCCACGGCGTCGTCAAGGTCAACATGGACACTGATATGCAGTTTGCCTACATGAGTGGCATCCGCGACTATATGCTGAACAAGAAGGACTACCTCCTCACTGCTGTTGGCAACCCCGATGGCCAAGACAAACCCAACAAGAAATTTTTTGAT CCCCGTGTTTGGGTCCGCGAGGGGGAGAAAACTATGTCTGCCCGTGTTACTGAGGCTCTTAAGGACTTCAGCTGTGCTGGGCAGGTGTAG
- the BCS1 gene encoding Mitochondrial chaperone BCS1, with amino-acid sequence MATPQTSASLFSPDVLFDNPVFAGGIGLASIGAAAAFARRGAIVAFGAARRRLLVNVEISKQDPAYPWILAWLSQPREAAGFIASRITRIHNLSVTTTTTHTKGPYAGGPVNASFFLQPGYGRHVVKFGNAYIAVSREKHSTANMNTGEPHEIVQLTTLWAYRHTFEGIFAEAHRLAAKANEGKTVVYSARGMEWAPLGDPRKKRPLGSVILDDGVKESIVADVKDFLSRQGWYVDRGIPYRRGYLLYGPPGSGKSSFIQALAGELDFGVATINLSEMGMTDDKLAYLLTKLPKRCLLLLEDADAAFVNRRQRDADGYSGASVTFSGLLNALDGVAAGEERIAFLTTNHIERLDPALIRPGRVDMMLRIGEATKYQAGQMWDRFYGDEDNSGSRKEHFLRRLDELGLFGTSPDGTPSNRRTSTAAIQGLFLFNKSNMQGAIDMAQGLIPRKFEDDAASDTAHK; translated from the coding sequence ATGGCGACACCACAGACTTCCGCCTCGCTGTTCAGCCCCGACGTTCTCTTCGATAACCCGGTTTTCGCAGGCGGCATCGGTCTTGCCTCTATcggcgctgccgctgccTTTGCTCGTAGGGGCGCTATTGTGGCCTTTGGAGCTGCTCGGCGACGACTCCTCGTCAACGTTGAGATCAGCAAACAAGATCCCGCCTATCCCTGGATCCTTGCTTGGTTATCTCAGCCGCGTGAGGCCGCTGGTTTCATCGCCTCCCGCATCACCCGAATTCATAATTTGTCTGTTACCACGACGACAACACACACAAAAGGCCCTTATGCTGGAGGTCCTGTCAATGCCAGCTTTTTCCTCCAGCCCGGATATGGGCGACATGTGGTTAAATTTGGCAATGCATACATTGCCGTTAGCCGGGAAAAGCATAGCACCGCCAATATGAATACGGGTGAGCCCCACGAAATCGTTCAGCTGACAACGCTTTGGGCCTATCGCCATACTTTCGAGGGAATATTTGCCGAGGCTCATCGCTTGGCTGCTAAGGCAAACGAAGGGAAAACCGTAGTATACTCGGCTCGAGGGATGGAATGGGCTCCTTTGGGTGATCcgagaaagaaaaggccgCTTGGTTCCGTGATCTTGGACGATGGGGTCAAGGAAAGCATTGTTGCGGATGTCAAAGACTTTCTCTCCCGCCAGGGATGGTATGTAGACCGTGGGATCCCGTACAGGCGAGGTTATCTCTTATATGGGCCGCCAGGAAGTGGGAAGAGTTCATTCATACAAGCTTTGGCAGGCGAACTTGACTTTGGTGTGGCCACAATCAACCTCAGTGAAATGGGTATGACCGACGACAAACTGGCGTACTTGCTGACAAAGCTGCCTAAGAGGTGCTTGTTGCTCCTGGAAGATGCGGATGCTGCATTTGTGAACCGTCGGCAGCGTGATGCTGATGGGTATAGTGGTGCAAGCGTCACCTTTTCCGGCCTACTAAATGCACTAGATGGTGTTGCGGCCGGCGAAGAGCGGATAGCCTTTCTCACCACGAATCACATCGAGCGACTAGACCCAGCACTGATCCGACCTGGCCGTGTGGACATGATGCTGAGGATTGGTGAAGCGACTAAATACCAAGCCGGGCAGATGTGGGATCGTTTTTATGGCGATGAGGACAACAGTGGTTCTAGGAAAGAGCACTTTCTACGTCGCCTGGATGAGTTAGGATTGTTTGGCACGAGCCCCGATGGCACTCCTTCCAACCGGCGGACGAGTACGGCGGCAATTCAGGGTCTGTTCTTGTTCAACAAGAGCAATATGCAAGGAGCCATCGACATGGCTCAAGGGTTGATCCCCCGAAAATTTGAAGATGATGCAGCTTCTGATACAGCACACAAATGA
- the AGP3 gene encoding General amino acid permease AGP3: protein MFWKTKSAEKSHAEPHPRDSSADIFDDEVENTRFNTYGSPRDISDASLIDPDSGVKRGLKNRHLSMMALAGIIGPGLLVGAGGALNNGGPASLIIGFGVIGVIAFAIMQSLGEVTTLFPGGGSFVSLAERMVDKSFSVAVGWNYFIIWAAVLANEYNVICSILTYWAPQVPLWGFFLILWFLFTAFQLLGVEAFGEAEFWLALFKILGLTAYFIFSIVYAAGGLVGQTDSLGFRYWHDPGAFNGNGFRGVAVVFVFCSTFYAGIESVAVAATETRNPGVAVPQAIRQVFWRIIFVYMGSALFFGITCPANADGLVNGGAKALQSPMTIAIQTAGWNGGVHLVNAFILITCLSAINSSIYIGSRTILYMAQSGKAPRFIGRTNKKGVPVWAIVLTNAVGSISMMNVSTGASKAYGYIVNLSGVSTFLVWGSISFIHIRFRRAWTAQNRSLDEIPFRSMFYPFVAYFGLVANLFLALVQGWTTLSPFNAGNFVDAYILLPLFGLIYLVGKLYWGNDDKFKRSSEIDLDSGRRIDLDGKGIMPEDEAYIETGRASIWRRIWSSL, encoded by the exons ATGTTTTGGAAGACCAAGTCTGCCGAAAAGAGCCATGCCGAGCCTCATCCGAGAGACAGCTCGGCCGATATTTTTGACGACGAGGTAGAAAACACGCGCTTCAACACATATGGTTCGCCTCGTGATATTAGTGACGCCAGCCTCATTGACCCCGACTCGGGAGTCAAAAGAGGTCTTAAAAACAGGCACCTGTcaatgatggccttggctggcatCATTGGCCCTGGTTTGTTGGTGGGCGCGGGTGGCGCTCTGAATAACGGCGGCCCAGCGTCTTTAATCATTGGCTTTGGGGTTATCG GTGTCATTGCCTTTGCAATCATGCAATCCCTCGGGGAGGTGACGACGCTGTTTCCAGGAGGAGGCTCATTTGTTTCTCTGGCCGAGCGCATGGTTGACAAGTCTTTTTCCGTTGCTGTGGGATGGAATTACTTCATCATCTGGGCTGCCGTGCTGGCCAACGAATACAACGTCATTTGCAGCATCCTCACATACTGGGCTCCGCAAGTGCCGCTGTGGGGTTTCTTTCTCATCCTTTGGTTCCTTTTCACTGCCTTTCAGCTGTTGGGCGTGGAAGCTTTTGGCGAAGCTGAATTCTGGTTGGCTCTGTTTAAGATCTTGGGCCTGACTGCgtacttcatcttctccatcgTGTATGCCGCGGGCGGTTTGGTTGGTCAAACGGATTCACTGGGATTTAGGTATTGGCACGACCCTGGAGCCTTCAATGGAAACGGATTCCGAGGCGTAGCGGTCGTCTTTGTCTTCTGCTCTACGTTCTACGCTGGTATAGAATCCGTCGCTGTTGCCGCAACAGAAACAAGAAACCCCGGTGTTGCTGTCCCACAAGCGATCCGTCAGGTGTTTTGGAGAATCATTTTCGTTTACATGGGATCAGCGCTATTTTTTGGCATTACTTGTCCCGCCAATGCGGATGGCCTTGTCAACGGCGGCGCCAAGGCACTGCAGAGTCCCATGACAATCGCAATTCAAACTGCGGGATGGAATGGAG GCGTCCACCTTGTCAACGCTTTCATCCTAATCACCTGTTTGTCAGCCATCAACTCGTCAATTTATATCGGATCGCGCACCATTTTATACATGGCTCAGTCTGGTAAAGCACCGAGGTTTATTGGTCGGACCAATAAAAAGGGGGTGCCTGTCTGGGCAATTGTGCTCACTAATGCTGTTGGCTCTATATCCATGATGAACGTTTCTACTGGCGCGTCCAAGGCATATGGATACATTGTCAATCTTTCAGGTGTCAGCACCTTTCTGGTATGGGGTAGTATCAGCTTTATTCATATTCGCTTTCGACGAGCTTGGACTGCTCAGAATCGAAGTTTGGACGAAATTCCATTCAGAAGCATGTTTTATCCATTCGTCGCATACTTTGGCTTAGTTGCCAACCTATTCCTCGCCCTTGTTCAGGGATGGACGACACTGTCACCCTTCAATGCTGGCAATTTTGTCGACGCATACATTCTTTTACCGCTTTTTGGGTTGATATATCTTGTGGGGAAGCTGTACTGGGGAAATGACGACAAATTTAAGCGTAGTTCGGAAATTGATCTCGACAGTGGCAGAAGAATAGATTTGGATGGTAAAGGGATTATGCCTGAAGATGAAGCTTATATCGAAACTGGAAGAGCTTCTATTTGGAGAAGAATCTGGAGTTCGCTTTGA